A DNA window from Oceanispirochaeta sp. contains the following coding sequences:
- a CDS encoding DegV family protein, which yields MVLVVDSALQLEPPTVKELGVEVAEYPLFLNGEEYPVSMDMSREAKDKLRLLLKDKDNKVTTSGLREEDLREIYLRHKGEKIISLHQSSKASTATIAVINKLLTEFEDLDIVHIDAQHLTGAYSVIVQQAGEALNRGMEYEELKEYILRTRANTRHLGVVYDLFYLHRTGRIGLAKAVMGTAMKIIALLGSSEQPGVLKSIGKVKNYTQANQRFIKMICEDMAANKGTALRAVLSVIGPHEKEAAHLKALLEEQDFKVHAEIHYTNHSNMPHAGPDFYDIGYTILQDDKEF from the coding sequence ATGGTATTAGTTGTCGATTCAGCCCTGCAGCTGGAACCCCCTACCGTCAAGGAACTCGGGGTGGAAGTTGCAGAATATCCCCTGTTTTTAAACGGTGAGGAATATCCTGTTTCCATGGACATGAGCCGGGAGGCTAAGGATAAACTCCGCTTGCTTCTCAAGGACAAGGATAATAAGGTCACCACCTCGGGTTTAAGAGAAGAGGATCTTCGTGAAATCTACCTCAGGCACAAGGGTGAGAAGATCATCTCCCTTCATCAGAGCAGTAAAGCCTCTACGGCAACCATTGCGGTGATCAACAAACTCCTGACCGAGTTTGAAGACCTGGATATTGTGCATATTGATGCCCAGCATCTGACCGGGGCCTACTCAGTGATTGTCCAGCAGGCTGGCGAAGCCTTGAATCGGGGGATGGAATATGAAGAATTGAAAGAATATATCCTGAGAACAAGAGCCAATACACGGCATCTGGGTGTGGTATATGATCTTTTTTACCTTCATAGAACCGGCAGAATCGGACTGGCTAAGGCCGTCATGGGCACGGCCATGAAGATCATTGCCCTCCTTGGATCTTCTGAACAGCCGGGAGTCCTGAAATCAATCGGGAAAGTGAAAAATTACACCCAGGCCAATCAAAGGTTCATTAAAATGATCTGTGAAGATATGGCTGCAAACAAGGGCACCGCCCTGAGGGCCGTTCTATCTGTCATCGGGCCCCACGAGAAGGAAGCGGCCCATTTAAAAGCCCTCCTGGAAGAGCAGGATTTTAAGGTTCATGCCGAAATCCACTATACAAATCATAGTAATATGCCCCATGCGGGGCCGGATTTTTATGACATAGGCTATACTATTTTACAGGATGACAAGGAATTTTAA
- a CDS encoding iron-sulfur cluster-binding domain-containing protein — protein MKVVIKNSLIDLLAFGKHIKLRKKIFNAASAHRLEQGYINTLSRTLHPARQDLIIESLLEESPDIKTFRLVPVTPGNRIASFRAGQYLVLSFEEEGMILNRPFSISSSPGESREGNYYDISIKRKDKVNDGFFSDAVFRNWIPGSSLSASGPQGAFYYEPLRDASQLVCIAGGSGITPFRSILTEELENHKELKATLFYGMIHLEDYAFAKHFETLAEKNPGRLTLVPVVQESPSSWQGYSGFIDAPLIRKELGAMTDGSHSFFLCGPPGLHQHMEKVLSDFSLRKKYFRRENYGEGTKHSLTQTDYQLNVFIRGLEVRISASSKETLLTSMERHGLEPPAFCRSGECGWCRSQLVSGEIAVDPGLTGLRMADRKFGWIHPCVSYPLSPITLRIPDNPHKYSS, from the coding sequence TTGAAAGTCGTTATTAAAAACAGCCTGATCGATCTGCTTGCCTTCGGGAAACATATAAAACTAAGGAAAAAGATATTTAATGCTGCTTCAGCCCACAGGCTGGAACAAGGGTATATCAATACCCTTTCCCGGACACTCCATCCTGCAAGACAGGATCTTATTATTGAGTCTCTCCTGGAGGAAAGTCCGGATATTAAGACTTTTCGTCTTGTGCCTGTGACTCCGGGAAATAGAATTGCATCCTTCCGTGCCGGACAGTATCTTGTACTGTCCTTTGAAGAGGAGGGGATGATCCTCAACAGGCCCTTTTCCATCTCATCTTCCCCCGGAGAATCTCGGGAAGGTAATTATTACGACATTTCAATCAAACGGAAAGATAAGGTGAATGACGGATTTTTCAGTGATGCCGTCTTCAGAAACTGGATTCCCGGATCTTCCCTTTCCGCTTCCGGCCCACAGGGAGCTTTTTATTATGAACCATTACGGGATGCCTCCCAGCTGGTCTGTATCGCCGGTGGGTCGGGGATTACTCCCTTCCGATCTATCCTCACGGAAGAGCTGGAAAATCACAAGGAACTGAAGGCGACTCTGTTCTATGGTATGATCCATCTGGAAGACTATGCCTTTGCCAAACATTTTGAGACTCTCGCCGAGAAGAACCCCGGTCGATTGACCCTGGTTCCGGTCGTTCAGGAAAGTCCTTCTTCCTGGCAGGGATACAGCGGCTTTATTGATGCCCCGTTGATCCGGAAAGAGCTGGGAGCAATGACTGATGGCAGTCATTCCTTCTTTCTTTGCGGCCCTCCGGGACTTCACCAGCATATGGAAAAAGTCCTTTCCGATTTTTCACTCCGAAAAAAATATTTCAGGAGAGAGAACTATGGTGAGGGTACGAAGCACTCCCTTACCCAAACGGACTATCAATTGAATGTATTCATCCGGGGATTGGAAGTCCGTATCAGTGCCTCTTCCAAAGAGACTCTTCTGACGTCAATGGAGCGCCATGGGCTGGAACCTCCGGCTTTCTGCCGATCCGGAGAGTGCGGCTGGTGCCGCAGTCAGCTGGTTTCAGGAGAAATTGCGGTTGATCCTGGCCTAACCGGTCTCCGGATGGCCGACCGGAAATTCGGATGGATTCATCCCTGTGTCTCTTATCCTCTGAGTCCTATTACCCTGAGGATTCCTGATAATCCTCATAAATATTCGTCTTGA
- a CDS encoding NAD(P)/FAD-dependent oxidoreductase, whose translation MQYDAIVVGAGLGGLCAAFELCRKGQKTLLLEQHNLPGGYASSFVRGRFEFEPSLHELPDLRSIKEASGVIRYLKDDADLDITFLSIPEAYRVILTDENVNVRMPFGRENLIDVIEKEVPGSRESVSNYMALCLEVQDSFAYLNNHQDDLNYLELLRKHGNFIRTGSYTAEEVADVLKVPRKARDILYAYWCYLGVPMDRMSFTLWAALLNSYIASGAVIPKDRSHEIASAFIQKIEALGGSVWFNSRVDKIEVDQNRIQSVKLASGEIIQTKNVICNTSPTRVFNTLISPVSSIPEMALKNVNSRIHGFSLVVVYLGLDIDYKTLGLEDYSYFIAPHMDTSRLYDTIHDIHSTELMQAAVCLNAANPDCSPPGTTILSMAAGQSADAWREVTPETYVQSKEVLADIMITQFEMATGVDLRSHIEEIEIATPQTFARYTDSYNGLVYGYEPEPWDAILPRALSLQEENYIQGLQFCGGYSYRSHGYGSSILSGRAAVERALSPKGAVS comes from the coding sequence ATGCAATATGACGCCATCGTTGTGGGTGCAGGTCTGGGAGGACTCTGTGCTGCCTTTGAATTGTGCCGTAAAGGACAGAAGACTCTGCTTCTGGAACAGCACAACCTCCCGGGAGGTTATGCCTCCAGTTTTGTCCGGGGACGCTTCGAGTTTGAACCCTCCCTTCATGAATTACCCGATTTAAGATCAATTAAAGAGGCCTCGGGAGTCATCCGCTACTTAAAGGATGATGCCGATCTGGATATTACTTTTCTGTCCATTCCCGAAGCCTACAGGGTCATCCTGACGGATGAAAATGTGAATGTGCGTATGCCCTTCGGCAGAGAAAACCTGATCGATGTCATTGAAAAAGAAGTGCCTGGAAGCAGGGAATCTGTAAGCAACTACATGGCCCTTTGCCTGGAGGTTCAGGACTCTTTTGCCTACCTGAACAATCATCAGGATGATCTGAACTACCTGGAATTGCTGAGAAAACACGGAAATTTTATCCGTACCGGCTCGTATACTGCGGAAGAGGTGGCGGATGTCCTGAAGGTTCCCCGGAAGGCCCGGGATATCCTTTATGCCTACTGGTGTTATCTCGGTGTCCCTATGGACCGGATGTCTTTTACTCTCTGGGCGGCCCTTCTGAATTCCTACATTGCCAGCGGGGCGGTCATTCCCAAAGACAGGTCTCATGAAATTGCCTCGGCTTTTATTCAAAAAATTGAAGCCCTGGGAGGGTCTGTCTGGTTCAACAGCAGAGTCGATAAAATTGAAGTGGATCAGAACCGTATCCAATCGGTGAAGCTGGCCTCGGGAGAAATCATTCAGACTAAAAATGTGATCTGCAATACATCCCCCACCAGGGTATTCAACACTTTGATTTCCCCCGTCTCGTCCATACCCGAGATGGCTCTTAAAAATGTAAACTCCCGGATTCACGGGTTCAGTCTGGTGGTTGTTTATCTGGGCCTGGACATCGATTACAAGACCCTGGGTCTGGAGGACTACAGTTATTTCATCGCTCCTCACATGGATACGTCCAGGCTGTATGATACCATTCATGATATCCATAGTACCGAGCTGATGCAGGCGGCGGTCTGCCTGAATGCAGCCAATCCGGATTGTTCTCCTCCGGGAACGACCATCCTCTCCATGGCGGCGGGACAAAGCGCTGATGCCTGGAGGGAGGTGACTCCCGAAACCTATGTCCAGTCCAAAGAAGTCCTTGCCGATATCATGATAACTCAGTTTGAAATGGCGACCGGCGTGGATCTGCGCAGCCATATTGAAGAGATAGAAATAGCCACTCCCCAGACCTTTGCCCGGTACACCGATTCCTACAACGGACTGGTCTACGGTTATGAGCCCGAACCCTGGGATGCCATCCTCCCCCGGGCTCTGTCCCTCCAGGAAGAGAACTATATTCAGGGACTCCAGTTTTGCGGCGGTTACTCCTATCGGTCTCATGGATACGGCAGTTCCATCCTCTCCGGCCGGGCGGCGGTTGAAAGGGCCTTATCTCCCAAGGGGGCTGTATCTTGA